Proteins encoded within one genomic window of Micromonospora halotolerans:
- a CDS encoding AMP-binding protein: protein MATAGTRAFREARDFLLAHRTDHETAYEKFRWPRLDEFNWALDWFDVLAEGNDDTALRIVEAAGGEGSWSYAELSRRSNRVANWLRARGVRAGDRLILMVGNQLELWETILAAIKLRAVIIPATPLLGPADLADRLARGAARHVVVGAEHAGKFAEVAGDYTRIAVGAPVEGWHDYADAYGADEVFTPDGPTRAADPLLLYFTSGTTARPKLVEHTHASYPVGHLSTMYWIGLRPGDVHLNISSPGWAKHAWSNVFAPWNAGATVFVYNSSRFDPAGLMAAMDRCGVTSFCAPPTVWRMLIQADLTQLARPPRSVVGAGEPLNPEVIEQVQAAWGVTVRDGYGQTETTAQIGNPPGAPVKPGSMGRPLPGYVVRLVDPVTGEVGDDGEVCLDLAHRPTALMVGYHGDEELTATAMRDGWYHTGDLASRDADGHLTYVGRTDDVFKASDYRVSPFELESVLLEHEAVAEAAVVPSPDPVRLAVPKAYVVLAPGWAPGPETAAALFAHSRDRLAPYLRVRRLEFADLPKTISGKIRRTELRAAERAKHGDAEARPAGEYREEDFR from the coding sequence ATGGCCACCGCCGGCACCCGGGCCTTCCGCGAGGCGCGCGACTTCCTGCTCGCGCACCGGACGGACCACGAGACCGCGTACGAGAAGTTCCGCTGGCCCCGGCTGGACGAGTTCAACTGGGCGCTGGACTGGTTCGACGTGCTCGCCGAGGGCAACGACGACACCGCGCTGCGGATCGTCGAGGCGGCCGGCGGCGAGGGAAGCTGGTCGTACGCCGAGCTGTCCCGCCGCTCGAACCGGGTGGCGAACTGGCTGCGCGCCCGCGGCGTCCGCGCCGGGGACCGGCTCATCCTCATGGTGGGCAACCAGCTGGAACTCTGGGAGACCATCCTCGCCGCGATCAAGCTGCGCGCGGTGATCATCCCGGCCACGCCGCTGCTCGGCCCGGCCGACCTGGCCGACCGCCTGGCGCGCGGTGCGGCCCGGCACGTGGTGGTCGGGGCGGAGCACGCCGGCAAGTTCGCCGAGGTGGCCGGCGACTACACCCGCATCGCGGTCGGCGCCCCGGTCGAGGGGTGGCACGACTACGCCGACGCGTACGGCGCGGACGAGGTGTTCACCCCGGACGGGCCGACCCGGGCCGCCGACCCGCTGCTGCTCTACTTCACCTCGGGCACCACGGCCCGGCCGAAGCTGGTGGAGCACACCCACGCCTCGTACCCGGTGGGGCACCTGTCCACCATGTACTGGATCGGGCTGCGCCCCGGCGACGTGCACCTGAACATCTCCTCGCCGGGCTGGGCGAAGCACGCGTGGAGCAACGTGTTCGCGCCGTGGAACGCCGGCGCCACGGTGTTCGTCTACAACTCCTCGCGCTTCGACCCGGCGGGGCTGATGGCCGCCATGGACCGGTGCGGGGTGACCAGCTTCTGCGCGCCGCCGACGGTGTGGCGGATGCTGATCCAGGCCGACCTGACCCAGCTCGCCCGCCCGCCGCGCAGCGTGGTCGGCGCGGGGGAGCCGCTGAACCCCGAGGTGATCGAGCAGGTCCAGGCGGCCTGGGGGGTCACCGTCCGGGACGGGTACGGGCAGACCGAGACCACCGCGCAGATCGGCAACCCGCCCGGCGCGCCGGTGAAACCGGGCTCGATGGGGCGTCCACTGCCCGGCTACGTGGTGCGCCTCGTGGACCCGGTCACCGGGGAGGTGGGCGACGACGGGGAGGTCTGCCTGGACCTGGCGCACCGGCCGACCGCGCTCATGGTCGGCTACCACGGCGACGAGGAGTTGACCGCCACCGCGATGCGCGACGGCTGGTACCACACCGGTGACCTCGCCTCCCGGGACGCCGACGGCCACCTCACCTACGTGGGGCGCACCGACGACGTGTTCAAGGCGTCGGACTACCGGGTGTCGCCGTTCGAGCTGGAGAGCGTGCTGCTGGAGCACGAGGCGGTGGCCGAGGCGGCCGTGGTGCCGTCGCCGGACCCGGTGCGGCTGGCCGTGCCGAAGGCGTACGTGGTGCTCGCGCCCGGCTGGGCGCCGGGACCGGAGACCGCGGCGGCGCTGTTCGCGCACTCGCGGGACCGGCTGGCCCCCTACCTGCGGGTGCGGCGCTTGGAGTTCGCCGACCTGCCGAAGACCATCTCCGGCAAGATCCGCCGGACCGAGCTGCGGGCCGCCGAGCGGGCCAAGCACGGTGACGCGGAGGCGCGGCCGGCCGGCGAGTACCGCGAGGAGGACTTCCGATGA
- a CDS encoding AMP-binding protein → MSLPSYASGISDAPLLGDTIGANLARAVEAYPDREALVDCPSGRRWTYAELGRAVGELARGLLAAGVAKGDRVGIWAPNCAEWVLVQYATAAIGAIMVNINPAYRRHELEYVLNQSGVCLLVSSPGYRSSDYRGMVAEVRGACPALGTVVFLGESSWDDLLAGGAPVPVERLAARAAELSCDDPINIQYTSGTTGFPKGATLSHHNILNNGYFVGELVRYTERDRICLPVPFYHCFGMVMGNLAATSHGACVIIPAPTFDPAATLRAVAAERATSLYGVPTMFIAELALPDFAAYDLSSLRTGIMAGSPCPVEVMKRVIDGMHMAEVAICYGMTETSPVSTQTRHDDDPERRTATVGRVLPHVEVKVVDPATGVTVPRGEPGELCTRGYSVMLGYWDEPEKTAEAIDAARWMHTGDLAVMRDDGYLTIVGRIKDMIIRGGENVYPREIEEFLYRHPKISDVQVVGVPDERYGEEILACVILRDGHDTLTVEEIAEFCRDRLAHYKIPRHVRVMDAFPMTVSGKVRKVELRHAGPA, encoded by the coding sequence ATGAGCCTGCCCTCCTACGCGAGCGGGATCTCCGACGCGCCGCTGCTCGGCGACACCATCGGCGCGAACCTGGCCCGCGCGGTCGAGGCGTACCCGGACCGGGAGGCCCTGGTCGACTGCCCGAGCGGCCGGCGCTGGACGTACGCCGAACTCGGCCGCGCCGTGGGTGAGCTCGCCCGCGGCCTGTTGGCGGCGGGGGTGGCCAAGGGGGACCGGGTCGGCATCTGGGCGCCGAACTGCGCGGAGTGGGTCCTCGTGCAGTACGCCACCGCCGCGATCGGCGCGATCATGGTGAACATCAACCCGGCCTACCGGCGGCACGAGCTGGAGTACGTGCTGAACCAGTCCGGGGTGTGCCTGCTGGTCTCCTCGCCCGGCTACCGCAGCAGCGACTACCGGGGGATGGTCGCCGAGGTCCGCGGCGCCTGTCCGGCGCTGGGCACCGTGGTCTTCCTCGGCGAGTCGAGCTGGGACGACCTGCTGGCCGGCGGGGCGCCGGTGCCGGTCGAGCGGCTGGCCGCCCGGGCGGCGGAGCTGAGCTGCGACGACCCGATCAACATCCAGTACACCTCGGGGACCACGGGGTTCCCGAAGGGCGCGACGCTGTCGCACCACAACATCCTCAACAACGGCTACTTCGTGGGTGAGCTGGTCCGCTACACCGAGCGGGACCGGATCTGCCTGCCGGTGCCGTTCTACCACTGCTTCGGCATGGTGATGGGCAACCTGGCGGCCACCAGCCACGGCGCCTGCGTGATCATCCCGGCGCCCACCTTCGACCCGGCCGCGACGCTGCGGGCGGTCGCCGCCGAGCGGGCCACCTCGCTGTACGGGGTGCCGACCATGTTCATCGCCGAGCTGGCCCTGCCCGACTTCGCCGCCTACGACCTGTCCAGCCTGCGTACCGGCATCATGGCCGGCTCGCCGTGCCCGGTGGAGGTGATGAAGCGGGTCATCGACGGGATGCACATGGCTGAGGTGGCGATCTGCTACGGCATGACGGAGACGTCGCCGGTGTCCACCCAGACCCGGCACGACGACGACCCGGAGCGGCGGACCGCCACGGTGGGGCGGGTGCTGCCGCACGTCGAGGTGAAGGTGGTCGACCCGGCGACCGGGGTGACCGTGCCGCGCGGCGAGCCCGGGGAGCTGTGCACCCGCGGCTACTCGGTGATGCTCGGCTACTGGGACGAGCCGGAGAAGACCGCCGAGGCGATCGACGCGGCGCGCTGGATGCACACCGGCGACCTGGCGGTGATGCGCGACGACGGCTACCTGACCATCGTCGGCCGGATCAAGGACATGATCATCCGGGGCGGCGAGAACGTCTACCCGCGCGAGATCGAGGAGTTCCTCTACCGGCACCCGAAGATCTCCGACGTGCAGGTGGTCGGCGTCCCCGACGAGCGCTACGGCGAGGAGATCCTGGCCTGCGTGATCCTGCGCGACGGGCACGACACGCTCACCGTGGAGGAGATCGCCGAGTTCTGCCGGGACCGGCTGGCGCACTACAAGATCCCGCGGCACGTGCGGGTGATGGACGCCTTCCCCATGACGGTCAGCGGCAAGGTGCGCAAGGTGGAGCTGCGCCACGCCGGTCCCGCCTGA
- a CDS encoding MBL fold metallo-hydrolase: protein MHLIKYGHACVRLEADDRVLVIDPGTFSEAEALDGVDEVLVTHEHPDHLDIAKLVAASRRNSAFRVYLPSAAIESAPELGGAAVAVDAGQRFTAAGFAVDVVGGAHAEIYDGLPGCANVGFVVDGTVYHPGDSLFVPPSPVATLLVPAAAPWLKLCEALDFVRAVRPKRAFPIHDATLNELGQEYFDGWLDFKGGTEYARIPVGESVTIR from the coding sequence ATGCACTTGATCAAATATGGCCACGCCTGTGTGCGCTTGGAGGCGGACGACCGGGTGCTGGTGATCGACCCGGGGACGTTCTCGGAGGCCGAAGCGCTCGACGGGGTCGACGAGGTGCTGGTGACGCACGAGCACCCCGACCACCTCGACATCGCCAAGCTAGTGGCGGCGAGTCGGCGCAACTCCGCGTTCCGGGTGTACCTGCCGTCGGCAGCGATCGAGTCGGCCCCCGAGCTGGGCGGCGCAGCGGTCGCCGTCGATGCGGGGCAGCGGTTCACGGCGGCCGGGTTCGCCGTCGACGTCGTGGGCGGGGCACACGCCGAGATCTACGACGGTCTGCCCGGCTGCGCCAACGTCGGTTTCGTCGTCGACGGCACGGTCTACCACCCGGGCGACTCGCTGTTCGTCCCGCCGTCGCCGGTGGCGACGCTGCTCGTGCCGGCTGCCGCACCCTGGCTCAAGCTCTGCGAGGCGTTGGACTTCGTGCGGGCGGTGCGGCCGAAGCGGGCGTTCCCGATCCACGACGCCACGCTCAACGAGCTCGGCCAGGAGTACTTCGACGGCTGGTTGGACTTCAAGGGCGGCACCGAGTACGCACGCATCCCGGTCGGGGAGTCGGTGACAATCCGCTAA
- the mctP gene encoding monocarboxylate uptake permease MctP has product MWRDNLTEIIIFTFLFLLVSAMGFVAARWRAPKDMAHLDEWGLGGRSFGGWITWFLVGGDLYTAYTFVAVPALLFGAGAAGFFAVPYTIIVYPIVFLVLVRLWSVSHRHGFVTPADFVRTRFGSPTMALLVAITGIAATMPYIALQLVGIEAVLKTMGVTGESTIARHLPIIIAFAILAAYTYQSGLRAPALIAFVKDSLIYIVILVTVIYLPYKLGGWGKIFDAADAKFQASPAPGDGILLNANNQWQYITLALGSALALFLYPHSLTGVLASRNRDVIRRNMSALPAYTLLLGLIALLGYMAIAAGVTPLPGAKEGSVDNNTIVPLLFDQQFPGWFAGIAFAAIGIGALVPAAIMSIAAANLFTRNIYKEYLRRDASPAQEANVSKIASLVVKVGAVGCIVFLDPQFSIDLQLIGGVIILQTLPAVALGLYTRWFHRGALIAGWIAGMGLGMWMLYQIPGANGRQHFGGSAFSLGEFGFDTTRTVYVGFVAVLVNLLVAVLGTLILRAAKVTDGTDGTTADDYHADAGDPRLVPAARTETGAGAAPEPVA; this is encoded by the coding sequence ATGTGGCGTGACAACCTCACCGAAATCATCATCTTCACCTTCCTCTTCCTCCTGGTCAGCGCCATGGGGTTCGTTGCCGCGCGCTGGCGGGCGCCGAAGGACATGGCACACCTCGACGAGTGGGGGCTGGGCGGGCGCAGTTTCGGCGGCTGGATCACCTGGTTCCTCGTCGGTGGTGACCTCTACACGGCCTACACGTTCGTCGCGGTGCCGGCGCTGCTCTTCGGCGCCGGCGCGGCGGGGTTCTTCGCCGTGCCGTACACAATCATCGTCTATCCCATCGTCTTCCTCGTGCTGGTCCGGCTCTGGTCGGTGTCGCATCGACACGGCTTCGTCACTCCGGCCGACTTCGTTCGGACCCGGTTCGGCTCGCCGACGATGGCCCTGCTGGTGGCAATCACCGGCATCGCCGCCACGATGCCGTACATCGCGCTCCAGCTTGTCGGGATCGAGGCAGTGCTCAAGACGATGGGGGTGACCGGCGAGAGCACCATCGCCCGGCATCTGCCCATCATCATCGCCTTCGCCATCCTGGCCGCCTACACCTACCAGTCCGGCCTGCGGGCGCCCGCGCTGATCGCCTTCGTCAAGGACTCTCTGATCTACATCGTGATCCTCGTGACGGTCATCTACCTCCCGTACAAGTTGGGCGGCTGGGGAAAGATCTTCGACGCAGCGGACGCGAAGTTTCAGGCCTCACCCGCGCCGGGTGACGGGATCCTGCTCAATGCGAACAACCAGTGGCAGTACATCACCCTGGCGCTGGGCTCGGCCCTGGCGCTGTTCCTCTATCCGCACAGCCTGACCGGCGTGCTGGCCAGCCGGAACCGTGACGTGATCAGACGGAACATGTCAGCGCTGCCCGCGTACACCCTGCTCCTGGGGCTGATCGCACTGCTCGGCTACATGGCGATCGCGGCCGGGGTAACCCCGCTGCCAGGCGCCAAGGAGGGCTCGGTGGACAACAACACCATCGTGCCGCTCCTGTTCGACCAGCAGTTCCCCGGGTGGTTCGCCGGGATCGCGTTCGCCGCGATCGGGATCGGCGCCCTGGTACCGGCGGCGATCATGTCGATCGCGGCGGCGAACCTGTTCACCCGCAACATCTACAAGGAGTATCTGCGGCGCGACGCCTCCCCGGCCCAGGAGGCGAACGTCTCGAAGATCGCCTCACTGGTGGTGAAGGTCGGTGCCGTCGGCTGCATCGTCTTCCTCGACCCGCAATTCTCCATCGACCTGCAGTTGATCGGCGGGGTCATCATCCTGCAGACGCTGCCCGCGGTGGCGCTGGGCCTCTACACCCGCTGGTTCCACCGAGGCGCGCTGATCGCCGGGTGGATCGCCGGGATGGGCCTGGGCATGTGGATGCTCTATCAGATCCCGGGTGCGAACGGCCGGCAGCACTTCGGGGGCTCGGCCTTCTCCCTCGGAGAATTCGGCTTCGACACCACCAGGACGGTCTACGTCGGCTTTGTGGCCGTACTGGTGAACCTGCTGGTCGCGGTGCTGGGCACGCTGATTCTGCGGGCCGCGAAGGTGACCGACGGCACCGACGGCACGACCGCCGACGACTATCACGCCGACGCGGGCGACCCCCGGCTCGTCCCCGCAGCCCGTACCGAGACCGGCGCGGGCGCCGCCCCCGAGCCGGTCGCCTGA
- a CDS encoding DUF3311 domain-containing protein, producing the protein MPSRRHEQEQPVPANPRARAKDSSPWNWLLFVPIVVPLITPLFNWDAPRLWGFPTFYWLQLAFIVLGVSTTTVVYQMTKRQG; encoded by the coding sequence ATGCCCTCCCGCAGACACGAACAGGAGCAGCCTGTGCCGGCGAATCCGAGAGCCAGAGCCAAGGACAGCAGCCCGTGGAACTGGCTGTTGTTCGTACCGATCGTGGTGCCGTTGATCACGCCCTTGTTCAACTGGGACGCGCCGCGGCTGTGGGGTTTTCCGACCTTCTACTGGCTGCAACTGGCCTTCATCGTCCTCGGTGTCTCCACCACGACGGTGGTCTACCAGATGACGAAGCGGCAGGGGTGA
- a CDS encoding DUF3311 domain-containing protein produces the protein MDAGEEGDVLAPSARPAHAWAWLQAVALALPVLGAVATPVFARAEPRLFGVPFFHWYQLAWVPFTAACLVCAYLAHRRTGRPGPH, from the coding sequence ATGGACGCAGGTGAGGAAGGCGACGTCCTGGCACCGAGCGCACGCCCTGCACACGCCTGGGCGTGGCTACAGGCGGTCGCTCTGGCGCTGCCCGTCCTGGGCGCGGTGGCCACGCCGGTGTTCGCCCGCGCCGAACCGCGACTCTTCGGTGTGCCCTTCTTCCACTGGTACCAGCTGGCGTGGGTCCCCTTCACCGCAGCGTGCCTGGTCTGCGCCTACCTGGCCCACCGGCGTACCGGGCGCCCCGGTCCGCACTGA
- a CDS encoding sodium:solute symporter family protein, which produces MTAAVAAVVVLSASVVALVALRGRGRRPLAGRDLTGWALADRSHGHLMTWCILGGTIYTAYTFLAVPGLVFGSGGVGFYALTYTVVVYVFAFMVLPRLTGIARTHGYVTGADFIRGRYGAPGLALAVAITGILATMPYIALQLLGIRAVLSVLGVESDGVVGDLVLTVVFAVLAVSTYRHGLRAPSAVSIGKAILVTASAVSIAALVWTRVGSPGELFAAAEQTITARDSRLSVVLDPALGPAYVSLALGSALALFAFPHVQMVAFSARTDDVVRRSTVTLLGWTGLLGVFAVFGVAALASNVVPPPGRADLAVPMLVQELAPAWLAGAVLGALVVAALVPAAVMSIGASALFARNVYVEYVNPTATAEQETRVARVVSLLVKLGALGFAMGLHDQNAINLHLLGAVWVLQTLPALVLGLARRAPHRFALLTGWFAGMVAGTAMVAHGGFSPTVLVSLGPVKTQLYAGLLGLAVNLAVVVVAGLLLRRWGPGRGLDRTVDRRNTRRRPAIVSRSVPS; this is translated from the coding sequence ATGACAGCGGCGGTAGCCGCGGTCGTCGTCCTGTCGGCGTCCGTGGTCGCCCTCGTGGCCCTCCGTGGCCGCGGTCGCCGCCCGCTCGCCGGGCGCGACCTGACCGGCTGGGCCTTGGCCGACCGCAGCCACGGGCATCTGATGACGTGGTGCATCCTGGGCGGCACGATCTACACCGCGTACACGTTCCTGGCCGTTCCTGGGCTGGTGTTCGGCTCCGGCGGCGTCGGCTTCTACGCTCTGACGTACACGGTCGTGGTGTACGTGTTCGCCTTCATGGTCCTGCCACGACTGACCGGCATCGCGCGTACCCACGGCTACGTGACGGGGGCCGACTTCATCCGCGGCAGGTACGGCGCACCTGGTCTGGCGCTCGCGGTGGCAATCACCGGGATTCTGGCCACGATGCCGTACATCGCCCTGCAGTTGCTGGGCATCCGGGCGGTGCTCAGCGTGCTCGGGGTCGAGTCCGACGGTGTGGTGGGAGACCTGGTGCTCACCGTCGTGTTCGCGGTACTCGCCGTGTCGACCTACCGGCACGGTCTGCGGGCGCCCAGTGCCGTCTCCATCGGCAAGGCGATCCTGGTCACGGCGTCCGCCGTGTCGATCGCGGCGCTCGTGTGGACCCGGGTCGGTTCGCCGGGAGAGCTGTTCGCCGCGGCGGAGCAGACGATCACCGCGCGGGACAGCCGATTGAGCGTCGTGCTGGACCCGGCGCTGGGACCCGCGTACGTGTCGTTGGCACTGGGGTCAGCTCTGGCGCTGTTCGCGTTTCCGCACGTGCAGATGGTCGCTTTCTCAGCCCGCACCGACGACGTCGTTCGGCGGTCGACGGTGACGCTGCTCGGTTGGACCGGCCTGCTCGGCGTGTTCGCCGTGTTCGGTGTGGCCGCGCTCGCCTCGAACGTCGTGCCCCCTCCGGGACGGGCCGACCTCGCCGTACCGATGCTGGTGCAGGAGCTGGCACCAGCATGGCTGGCGGGGGCCGTGCTGGGCGCCCTGGTGGTGGCGGCGCTGGTACCGGCCGCCGTCATGTCGATCGGGGCTTCGGCCCTGTTCGCCCGCAACGTGTATGTGGAGTACGTCAACCCGACCGCCACCGCGGAGCAGGAGACCAGGGTGGCCCGGGTCGTGTCGCTGCTCGTGAAGCTTGGCGCCTTGGGCTTTGCCATGGGCCTGCACGATCAGAACGCCATCAACCTTCACCTGCTGGGCGCGGTGTGGGTCCTGCAGACGTTGCCGGCTCTCGTCCTCGGCCTGGCACGCCGGGCGCCGCATCGGTTCGCGCTGCTGACCGGCTGGTTCGCCGGGATGGTCGCGGGCACTGCGATGGTCGCCCACGGCGGCTTCTCACCAACGGTGCTGGTGTCCCTCGGGCCGGTCAAAACGCAGCTGTACGCGGGGCTGCTCGGGCTCGCGGTCAACCTTGCCGTCGTCGTCGTGGCCGGGTTGCTGCTGCGCCGGTGGGGACCCGGCCGAGGGCTCGATCGGACGGTGGACCGACGAAATACGCGGAGGCGGCCGGCGATCGTCTCGCGCTCGGTGCCGTCATGA
- a CDS encoding RNA polymerase sigma factor, with amino-acid sequence MNLDRPQRPGTLDRRDKDARSEIVGPDPDRSLAEGPGLDLRDVEREAAMVALFDGLHAQLVRLAFLLGADHDAEDLVSEAFCELHRRWYRLRDPAAAPQYLRSIVCNLTRMHIRHLQVRRSHAGDELPPGQAGVVDSAESSVLLREDQRAVVVALRQLPVRQREALVLRYWLDLKEADIAGAMGISTGAVKSHIFRGMTALAALMGASR; translated from the coding sequence ATGAACCTCGACCGACCGCAGCGCCCCGGTACCTTGGACCGTCGCGACAAGGATGCGCGATCCGAGATCGTCGGTCCTGACCCCGACCGCTCGCTGGCGGAGGGACCCGGCCTCGATCTCCGCGATGTGGAGCGCGAAGCCGCGATGGTCGCCCTTTTCGATGGACTGCACGCCCAACTCGTCCGCCTTGCCTTCCTGCTCGGTGCTGACCACGACGCCGAGGACCTCGTCTCGGAGGCGTTCTGCGAGCTGCATCGACGCTGGTACCGGCTGCGCGATCCGGCGGCGGCACCGCAATACCTGAGGTCGATAGTCTGTAACCTGACTCGTATGCACATCCGGCATCTGCAGGTGCGTCGCAGCCATGCCGGGGACGAGCTGCCTCCCGGCCAGGCCGGCGTCGTTGACTCGGCGGAATCGTCCGTGCTGCTCAGAGAGGATCAGCGAGCGGTGGTCGTGGCGCTGCGGCAACTGCCGGTGCGCCAGCGCGAGGCGCTGGTGCTGCGCTACTGGCTGGATCTGAAGGAAGCCGACATCGCCGGCGCCATGGGCATCAGCACCGGCGCGGTGAAGTCGCACATCTTCCGCGGCATGACCGCCCTGGCCGCGCTCATGGGCGCATCTCGATGA
- a CDS encoding aminotransferase class V-fold PLP-dependent enzyme: protein MNTKAPVPGDMPPKGLSRRGLLQFMGAGAGAAVAGAAGLNFAAASPVTAAPLTVAGSSSLPHANDANFWRQVEKLFTLDKKVLFMNVGTVGSPPREVLDALDKTNREVARDALSAYSDFADVRAVAARGYGCDVDELVISHNTSDGMSKIIAGLNLRAGDEILTTNHEHGGGLVPMALARDRHGVVIRKVALPVGNDQRAEDYVELFRRAITARTKVLLFSAPTYKTGTMLPIQMLAKLAQEHGLISVVDGAHIPGMMNYSFHELGVDFLAGSAAKWQCGPGGTGVLYIRNKVLSQYNPNPLPEFWPVVSSSYPQEGGVPPRSSTDTASYNIGTYLQSVGNGSIALNEGVRTVCGVWDRIGRQRIEDHVVGLSSYLKDLVVERWGVGSLYSPKDDPRLVCALTSFNPFRNRTDVLNAEKSAEFVARMRDEYGITIRNSDFPVIGSAQPHRPVRISTHLFHQSKDVDRLVDAAWKLSGKMA from the coding sequence TTGAACACCAAGGCCCCAGTCCCTGGGGACATGCCGCCCAAGGGCCTTTCGCGTCGAGGCCTTCTCCAGTTCATGGGCGCCGGCGCGGGCGCCGCCGTCGCGGGTGCTGCCGGGTTGAATTTCGCCGCCGCCTCTCCCGTGACGGCAGCCCCGTTGACCGTGGCCGGATCGTCGTCGTTGCCGCACGCGAACGACGCGAACTTCTGGCGCCAGGTCGAGAAGCTGTTCACCCTCGACAAGAAGGTCCTCTTCATGAACGTGGGGACGGTCGGCTCCCCACCCCGCGAGGTCCTTGACGCTCTGGACAAGACAAATCGAGAGGTCGCCCGAGACGCCCTCTCCGCCTACAGCGACTTCGCCGACGTCCGCGCCGTCGCGGCTCGTGGGTACGGCTGCGACGTGGACGAGCTCGTGATCTCGCATAACACCAGTGACGGCATGTCGAAGATCATCGCCGGGTTGAATCTGCGCGCGGGTGACGAGATCCTGACGACCAATCACGAGCACGGAGGCGGCCTCGTCCCGATGGCCCTGGCGCGGGATCGACACGGCGTGGTCATCCGGAAGGTGGCCCTGCCCGTGGGCAACGACCAGCGGGCCGAGGACTATGTGGAGCTGTTCCGGCGAGCGATCACGGCCAGGACCAAGGTCCTGCTGTTCTCCGCCCCGACGTACAAGACCGGGACGATGCTGCCCATCCAGATGCTGGCCAAGCTCGCGCAGGAACACGGACTGATCAGCGTTGTGGACGGGGCCCACATCCCCGGGATGATGAACTACAGCTTCCACGAGCTTGGCGTGGACTTCCTTGCCGGCTCCGCCGCCAAGTGGCAGTGCGGTCCGGGAGGAACCGGCGTGCTGTACATCCGCAACAAGGTCTTGTCCCAGTACAACCCGAACCCCCTGCCCGAGTTCTGGCCGGTCGTGTCCAGCAGCTATCCGCAGGAAGGCGGCGTACCGCCCCGCTCGTCGACCGACACGGCAAGCTACAACATCGGCACCTACCTCCAGTCCGTCGGCAACGGCAGCATTGCCTTGAACGAGGGGGTCAGGACGGTCTGCGGGGTGTGGGACCGCATCGGACGGCAGCGCATCGAGGACCACGTCGTCGGCCTGTCGTCGTACCTCAAGGACCTCGTCGTCGAGCGGTGGGGGGTCGGATCGTTGTACTCCCCGAAGGACGACCCGCGCCTGGTCTGCGCCCTGACCTCGTTCAACCCGTTCCGCAATCGGACCGACGTGCTCAACGCGGAGAAGTCGGCCGAGTTCGTCGCGCGGATGCGCGACGAGTACGGAATCACCATCCGCAACAGCGACTTCCCGGTCATCGGATCGGCCCAGCCGCACCGCCCCGTCCGCATCTCCACGCACCTGTTCCACCAGAGCAAGGACGTCGACCGGCTGGTCGACGCGGCCTGGAAACTGTCCGGCAAGATGGCCTGA
- a CDS encoding RidA family protein, whose protein sequence is MSPRLSIVGFRRTRLVAAVLACALAGTAGAVITGHEPAANASEQKNGGKRHRVVTSPDAPAAIGPYSQAIAVGDALYLSGQLPIDPVTNKLLAGASIEDQTRQVLRNLDAVLRAGGMTLDNVVSTTVYVADLNEFARFNTAYAEFFGSKPPARATVQVARVPQDAKVEISAIAVR, encoded by the coding sequence GTGTCTCCTAGACTTTCCATTGTCGGATTTCGACGGACTCGCCTGGTTGCCGCAGTTCTCGCCTGCGCGCTGGCTGGCACAGCCGGTGCCGTCATCACAGGACACGAACCAGCCGCCAACGCCAGCGAGCAGAAGAACGGTGGCAAGCGTCACCGGGTGGTGACGTCGCCGGACGCCCCAGCCGCGATAGGTCCGTACTCCCAGGCCATAGCTGTGGGAGACGCCCTGTACCTGTCCGGCCAGCTTCCCATCGACCCGGTCACGAACAAGCTCCTGGCCGGCGCGTCCATCGAGGACCAGACCCGCCAGGTCCTGAGGAACCTCGATGCGGTGCTGCGGGCCGGTGGAATGACCCTGGACAACGTCGTCAGCACCACGGTCTATGTGGCAGACCTCAATGAATTCGCCCGCTTCAACACCGCGTACGCCGAGTTCTTCGGCAGTAAGCCGCCGGCCCGGGCCACTGTTCAGGTGGCACGGGTGCCGCAGGACGCCAAGGTCGAGATCTCCGCAATCGCGGTGCGTTGA